One genomic window of Cupriavidus malaysiensis includes the following:
- a CDS encoding transglutaminase-like domain-containing protein, with the protein MGVNGSTAGKTPRRGRRQGGARTQGGAPAQEPAAAAAPRLLRVTHDTRYQYAARVESAQHQARLQPLDTARQHTESFSLEVEPKPEGLRTERDGFGNQRISFALNQPHDVLFVRSRSVVRVTPSRLAAGKRGAPPPAVAAPAAGQASTWEQVRECFRYRAGQPYDPASEFVFASPHVACHAELARYAAASFSPGRPLVQAAWELMRRIHADFAYKPDSTNVNTTALDALALRQGVCQDFAHVMIGAMRSLGLAARYVSGYLLTQPPPGQPRLIGADASHAWVEVYDPAWPEDGGWLQLDPTNDRAPGDDYVMLSVGRDYADVAPLRGVVLGGGADQQLTVGVTVEPVDAAAGGETRAGAAGAAPSTGGTPEPGGAMRMDEKAV; encoded by the coding sequence ACGGCGGGCAAGACGCCACGGCGGGGCAGACGGCAAGGGGGAGCGCGCACGCAGGGGGGGGCGCCAGCGCAGGAGCCGGCGGCCGCAGCGGCGCCGCGCCTGCTGCGCGTGACTCACGACACCCGCTACCAATACGCCGCCCGCGTCGAATCGGCCCAGCACCAGGCGCGCCTGCAGCCGCTGGACACCGCGCGCCAGCACACCGAATCGTTCTCGCTGGAGGTCGAGCCGAAGCCGGAGGGACTGCGCACGGAACGTGACGGCTTCGGCAACCAGCGCATCTCGTTCGCGCTCAACCAGCCGCACGACGTGCTGTTCGTGCGCAGCCGCAGCGTGGTGCGTGTGACCCCGTCGCGGCTGGCGGCCGGCAAGCGCGGCGCGCCGCCGCCGGCCGTGGCGGCGCCGGCGGCCGGGCAGGCGAGCACCTGGGAGCAGGTGCGCGAGTGCTTCCGCTATCGCGCCGGGCAGCCCTACGACCCGGCCAGCGAGTTCGTCTTCGCCTCGCCCCATGTGGCTTGCCACGCGGAACTGGCGCGCTATGCGGCGGCGAGCTTCAGCCCGGGGCGGCCGCTGGTGCAGGCGGCATGGGAACTGATGCGGCGCATCCACGCCGACTTCGCCTACAAACCCGACAGCACCAACGTCAACACGACGGCGCTCGATGCCCTCGCGCTGCGCCAGGGGGTATGCCAGGACTTCGCCCATGTGATGATCGGCGCGATGCGCTCGCTGGGCCTGGCCGCACGCTATGTCAGCGGCTACCTGCTGACCCAGCCGCCGCCCGGCCAGCCGCGCCTGATCGGCGCCGACGCCTCGCATGCCTGGGTCGAGGTCTACGACCCGGCCTGGCCCGAAGACGGCGGATGGCTGCAGCTCGATCCCACCAACGACCGCGCCCCCGGCGACGACTACGTGATGCTGTCGGTGGGCCGCGACTATGCCGACGTCGCTCCGCTGCGGGGGGTGGTGCTGGGCGGCGGCGCGGACCAGCAACTGACGGTGGGAGTCACGGTGGAACCGGTCGATGCGGCAGCGGGCGGGGAAACAAGGGCCGGCGCGGCCGGCGCAGCGCCGTCCACGGGCGGCACCCCGGAGCCGGGCGGAGCAATGAGAATGGACGAAAAAGCCGTCTGA
- a CDS encoding glycosyltransferase family 9 protein has translation MKKILVARLDFLGDMVCTTPLLRALKQKWPQAEIHVLANRYNRQVLDRNPDVSRVHTYVFSRQRSQNERSGRFASIVDRLALIHRLRRQRFDLAIVPNGAQHTSTIKFIRLLGIRDCRWHTKETGFDDRRPGDLAKVRLQHEALSGFALLPELGPVAAGELRPVVYPDPAQVEAMRARLPAGQKPKAGMFVSNKAQERRWPLQRWQELADRLQPHYDVTLFRDRADPHSAEPAASAHCWLAPAGVDELIGAMRHLDLVISADSAPVHLASALRIPTVAMFEARPEKYQRWHPLGVPHAIVHAGPAIDTIGVEQMHAAVRSLLDAGAAAENPLPAGAPAAALA, from the coding sequence ATGAAGAAGATCCTGGTCGCCAGGCTCGATTTCCTGGGCGACATGGTGTGCACCACGCCTCTGCTGCGCGCCCTCAAGCAGAAATGGCCGCAGGCCGAGATCCACGTGCTGGCCAACCGCTACAACCGCCAGGTCCTGGACCGCAATCCGGACGTCAGCCGTGTCCACACCTATGTCTTCAGCCGCCAGCGCAGCCAGAACGAGCGCAGCGGCCGCTTCGCCTCCATCGTCGACCGGCTGGCGCTGATCCATCGCCTCCGGCGCCAGCGCTTCGACCTGGCCATCGTGCCGAACGGCGCCCAGCACACCAGCACCATCAAGTTCATCCGGCTGCTGGGCATCCGCGACTGCCGCTGGCACACCAAGGAAACGGGCTTCGATGACCGCCGCCCCGGCGACCTGGCCAAGGTCCGCCTGCAGCACGAAGCCCTGTCCGGCTTCGCCCTGCTGCCGGAACTGGGACCGGTGGCGGCTGGTGAACTGCGGCCCGTGGTCTATCCGGATCCGGCCCAGGTCGAGGCCATGCGGGCCCGGCTGCCCGCAGGGCAGAAGCCGAAGGCCGGCATGTTCGTCTCCAACAAGGCGCAGGAGCGGCGCTGGCCGCTGCAGCGCTGGCAGGAACTGGCGGACCGCCTGCAGCCGCACTACGACGTGACCTTGTTCCGCGACCGGGCCGACCCGCACAGCGCCGAACCGGCCGCGTCCGCGCACTGCTGGCTGGCGCCGGCCGGCGTCGATGAACTGATCGGTGCCATGCGCCACCTCGACCTGGTCATCTCGGCCGACTCGGCGCCCGTCCACCTCGCTTCGGCACTGCGCATCCCGACCGTGGCCATGTTCGAGGCGCGTCCCGAGAAGTACCAGCGCTGGCATCCGCTGGGGGTGCCGCATGCCATCGTGCATGCGGGGCCGGCCATCGACACGATCGGTGTCGAGCAGATGCACGCGGCGGTGCGCTCGCTGCTGGACGCGGGCGCCGCAGCGGAGAATCCGCTCCCCGCCGGCGCGCCGGCCGCCGCGCTGGCCTGA
- a CDS encoding adenylyltransferase/cytidyltransferase family protein translates to MTATSIPVSTDQGLPARGLAVGVFDLFHVGHLRYLQFARARCRSLTALVTRDATVLAKKGRPAAMPELERMEILRGLGWLDEVSLQPGSLDETEDAVQWLTALRVDHVFIGEDWRDSARWQRLASRLAALGIGLTWTPRTETVSTTVLRERIRASSHS, encoded by the coding sequence ATGACAGCCACTTCGATCCCCGTCAGCACCGACCAGGGACTGCCCGCCCGCGGCCTGGCCGTCGGCGTCTTCGACCTGTTCCACGTCGGCCACCTGCGCTACCTGCAGTTCGCGCGGGCGCGCTGCCGTTCGCTGACCGCACTGGTCACGCGCGATGCCACCGTGCTGGCCAAGAAGGGCCGGCCGGCGGCGATGCCGGAACTGGAGCGGATGGAGATCCTGCGCGGGCTTGGCTGGCTGGACGAGGTGTCGCTGCAGCCGGGCAGCCTCGACGAGACCGAAGACGCGGTGCAGTGGCTGACCGCGCTGCGCGTCGACCATGTCTTCATCGGCGAGGACTGGCGCGACTCGGCGCGCTGGCAGCGGCTGGCGTCGCGCCTGGCCGCGCTGGGCATCGGCCTGACCTGGACCCCGCGCACGGAAACCGTCTCCACCACGGTGCTGCGCGAGCGCATCCGCGCAAGCTCGCATTCCTAG
- a CDS encoding autotransporter outer membrane beta-barrel domain-containing protein has product MPRATTTAVLLAVGACGALAAAPASATISCVPTLSGTYNSTCYVYSGTSLSVLAPGGLISVAGGPAVVASLSLGPAVTLIDNQGTIQSTGSAVVGGPGGAAVGISLSGQSASMPVVTTLTNEAGGVISATGGAALPAPMPIGYAGGNATGIALSNGHVGTMTNGGSISATGGAGAAGITGGGAGGQGIGIDIQSASVDSLSNQGAASAISASGGAAAPAMVPAPGGLAAGIRVGSGSTVGSIQNDGSITATGGAGAAIVPFPPTSGTAYGIDIENSTVTGAITNNGTISASSANGRAVGINLVGSTVDAISIPAGGTINAATAIYIDPASTVTHGINLGGTLNGAVELNNATLNLQGSSAAISGAVHGASASVVNVQGTFTSANSFDVGSFNVAGGATFNMANPVTVSAGLTNAGTLAVAPGTTATINGNYVQAASGVFQTGIGNDGSYGKLVVTGTADLSASNKLQVNVAGAPSLVAGTTVQRSVLSAGSLVAGPALTVSDNSALFDFLATRNGNAVDLCVVRSGAASCTDAPAGGGDATPDTPAAPGHAITVVSSVLSNQNTPALGAARVFDALIAQGAAAPAAMASVITALGTLPTEQAVSDAVKQTLPLLTGGMASVNTAAMHATNRVIQSRQEANRGLSSGDDFVTDKQLWFKPVGSWAKQGDRDGVSGYSASTYGMLLGADRSLGDKTRVGAAFSYMHSRIDGNSAAASQSGSVDGYRLIGYGSYSLDARTDVSVQADVGTGHNQGQRSIAFGGLNNRASSSYDSWNTHFGIGIGRIIDLASKTTLTPSLRADYTFFQDAAYTESGADALNLAVGRNSTRELILSTDFRLNQAITDKASFTANLGLGYDALASRSSVTAAFVGGGGQFVTPGLPPARWLMRGGVGFLLVNSKAMEFSVRYDAEVRDRFTNQTASLKLRMPF; this is encoded by the coding sequence GTGCCGCGCGCCACGACCACCGCCGTCCTGCTCGCCGTCGGTGCATGCGGCGCGCTCGCCGCGGCGCCGGCATCGGCCACCATCAGTTGCGTCCCGACCCTGTCGGGCACGTACAACAGTACCTGCTACGTCTATTCCGGCACCAGCCTCAGCGTGCTGGCTCCCGGCGGCCTGATCAGCGTCGCGGGCGGCCCCGCCGTGGTGGCCAGCCTGTCGCTGGGCCCGGCCGTGACCCTGATCGACAACCAGGGCACGATCCAGAGCACCGGCAGCGCGGTTGTCGGCGGTCCCGGCGGCGCCGCGGTGGGCATCAGCCTCAGCGGGCAAAGCGCGAGCATGCCCGTGGTGACCACCCTGACCAACGAAGCCGGCGGCGTGATCAGCGCGACCGGCGGCGCGGCTTTGCCCGCACCGATGCCGATCGGGTACGCCGGCGGCAACGCTACCGGCATCGCGCTGAGCAACGGGCACGTGGGAACCATGACCAACGGTGGCTCGATCTCCGCCACCGGCGGCGCCGGCGCGGCCGGCATCACCGGGGGCGGAGCGGGCGGGCAAGGCATCGGCATCGATATCCAGTCCGCCAGCGTCGACAGCCTGAGCAACCAGGGTGCCGCCAGCGCCATCTCGGCAAGCGGCGGCGCCGCCGCCCCGGCGATGGTGCCTGCCCCGGGCGGCCTTGCCGCCGGTATCCGTGTCGGCTCCGGCAGTACCGTCGGCTCGATCCAGAACGACGGCAGCATCACCGCGACCGGCGGGGCCGGCGCGGCAATCGTCCCTTTCCCGCCGACCAGCGGCACGGCCTACGGCATCGATATCGAGAACAGCACGGTCACGGGCGCCATCACCAACAACGGCACGATCTCCGCCTCGTCGGCCAACGGCCGCGCGGTCGGCATCAACCTGGTCGGCAGCACCGTGGACGCGATCTCGATCCCGGCCGGCGGCACCATCAATGCTGCCACCGCCATCTACATCGATCCGGCCAGCACCGTCACCCACGGCATCAACCTCGGCGGCACCCTGAACGGCGCCGTCGAACTCAACAATGCCACCCTGAACCTGCAAGGCAGCAGCGCCGCCATCAGCGGCGCGGTGCATGGCGCCAGCGCCTCGGTGGTCAACGTCCAGGGCACCTTCACCTCGGCCAACAGCTTCGACGTCGGCAGTTTCAACGTCGCCGGTGGCGCGACGTTCAACATGGCCAACCCGGTCACGGTGTCCGCCGGCCTCACCAACGCGGGCACGCTCGCGGTTGCACCCGGCACCACGGCGACCATCAACGGCAACTATGTGCAGGCCGCCAGCGGCGTGTTCCAGACCGGCATCGGCAACGACGGCTCCTACGGCAAGCTGGTGGTGACCGGCACCGCGGACCTGTCGGCCAGCAACAAGCTCCAGGTCAACGTGGCCGGCGCGCCGAGCCTGGTCGCCGGCACCACGGTGCAGCGCAGCGTGCTCTCGGCCGGCAGCCTGGTCGCCGGTCCCGCCCTGACGGTGTCCGACAACAGCGCCCTGTTCGACTTCCTCGCCACCCGTAACGGCAATGCGGTCGACCTGTGCGTCGTGCGCTCCGGCGCCGCCTCGTGCACCGACGCGCCGGCGGGCGGCGGCGATGCCACCCCGGACACGCCGGCCGCGCCCGGCCACGCCATCACGGTGGTGAGCAGTGTGCTCAGCAACCAGAACACGCCGGCGCTCGGGGCCGCGCGCGTGTTCGACGCCCTGATCGCCCAGGGCGCCGCGGCGCCCGCGGCGATGGCCTCGGTGATCACCGCGCTGGGCACGCTGCCGACCGAGCAGGCCGTGTCCGACGCCGTCAAGCAGACTCTGCCCCTGCTGACCGGCGGCATGGCCAGCGTCAATACGGCGGCCATGCACGCCACCAACCGGGTGATCCAGTCGCGCCAGGAAGCCAACCGCGGCCTCTCCTCCGGCGATGACTTCGTCACCGACAAGCAGCTCTGGTTCAAGCCGGTGGGTTCCTGGGCCAAGCAGGGCGACCGCGACGGCGTATCGGGCTACAGCGCCAGCACCTACGGCATGCTGCTCGGCGCCGACCGCTCGCTCGGCGACAAGACCCGCGTGGGCGCCGCCTTCTCCTACATGCACAGCCGCATCGACGGCAATTCGGCGGCGGCCAGCCAGAGCGGCAGTGTCGACGGCTACCGCCTGATCGGCTACGGCAGCTACAGCCTCGATGCCCGCACCGACGTCAGCGTGCAGGCGGACGTCGGCACCGGACACAACCAGGGCCAGCGCAGCATCGCCTTCGGCGGCCTGAACAACCGTGCCTCGTCCAGCTACGACAGCTGGAACACCCACTTCGGCATCGGCATCGGCCGCATCATCGACCTGGCCTCGAAGACCACCCTGACGCCCTCGCTGCGTGCCGACTACACCTTCTTCCAGGACGCCGCCTACACCGAATCGGGTGCCGACGCGCTGAACCTGGCGGTCGGCAGGAACTCGACGCGCGAGCTGATCCTGTCCACCGACTTCCGCCTGAACCAGGCCATCACCGACAAGGCCTCGTTCACCGCGAACCTGGGCCTCGGCTACGATGCGCTCGCCAGCCGGTCGTCGGTCACGGCGGCCTTCGTCGGCGGCGGCGGACAGTTCGTCACGCCCGGCCTGCCGCCGGCACGCTGGCTGATGCGGGGCGGCGTGGGCTTCCTGCTGGTCAACAGCAAGGCCATGGAGTTCAGTGTCCGCTACGATGCCGAGGTTCGCGACCGCTTCACCAACCAGACCGCCTCGCTCAAGCTGCGCATGCCGTTCTGA
- a CDS encoding alpha/beta hydrolase, translated as MHGTLRGLAACTCAAASRFRIRFLVLLAALPLLACTNFSPDARRASADAMALAHGWRPLRLATREFVLAAYAPSPARPGETLAVYIEGDGLAWLSPSRPSDDPTPLRPLALELALRHDRGTAVYLARPCQYVEAAERRGCEPAFWTDRRFADAVVAATSEAIDALMQRLQARRLVLVGYSGGGAVAALVAARRHDVVRLVTVAGNLAPRQWAQQHELAPLTGSLDPGDAWRALQDIPQYHLVGAEDSNVTPELAAAFAARFPAGKRPPVEVVEGATHTCCWADKWPALLPQAVP; from the coding sequence ATGCATGGCACTCTTCGCGGCCTGGCCGCCTGCACCTGCGCGGCGGCGTCTCGCTTCCGGATACGGTTCCTTGTCCTGCTGGCTGCGCTCCCCCTGCTGGCTTGTACGAATTTCTCTCCCGACGCCCGCCGCGCCAGCGCCGACGCCATGGCGCTGGCGCACGGCTGGCGCCCGCTGCGGCTGGCCACGCGCGAGTTCGTGCTGGCGGCCTATGCCCCGTCTCCGGCCCGGCCGGGCGAGACCCTGGCCGTCTATATCGAAGGGGACGGCCTGGCCTGGCTCAGCCCCTCCCGTCCTTCCGACGACCCGACCCCGCTGCGTCCGCTCGCGCTCGAACTGGCGCTGCGGCACGACCGCGGCACGGCCGTCTACCTGGCGCGGCCGTGCCAGTACGTCGAGGCAGCGGAGCGCCGAGGCTGCGAACCCGCCTTCTGGACGGACCGGCGTTTCGCCGACGCCGTGGTCGCCGCTACCAGCGAGGCTATCGATGCCTTGATGCAACGCTTGCAGGCGCGCCGTCTCGTGCTGGTCGGCTATTCCGGCGGCGGCGCCGTGGCTGCGCTGGTGGCCGCCCGCCGCCACGACGTCGTGCGCCTGGTGACCGTTGCCGGCAACCTCGCGCCACGCCAGTGGGCGCAGCAGCACGAACTGGCACCGCTGACGGGATCGCTCGATCCCGGCGACGCCTGGCGCGCGCTGCAGGACATCCCGCAATACCACCTGGTTGGCGCCGAGGACAGCAACGTCACGCCCGAGCTCGCGGCCGCCTTCGCGGCGCGCTTCCCGGCCGGCAAGCGGCCGCCGGTCGAGGTCGTGGAAGGCGCTACGCACACCTGCTGCTGGGCCGACAAATGGCCCGCGCTGCTGCCGCAGGCCGTGCCCTGA
- a CDS encoding LysR family transcriptional regulator: MAKTSPTALPQRLDRLRIRHLRLLDLVAHTGSLTAAAERMHISQPAVTKMLQELEQAFACTLIERTTRGGRLSPAGERALERLRIALGALDIAREALAERPEVPLVRMGVLPLVGVNVLPKLVASLSRQGILPRLQLREHTVSGLLGMLAGGELDCVVGRLEAGHAGQSLERLRIMPLWDEHLAIACAPDHPLARRRDVSLPALRDSPWILPPRGTHTREIFEQPFLDSGQLPPVPHIESISFHSSLSMVAASGFLAVAPDSAVSHYSAMSLVCKVRLRTPFASGRMVFITHRDPAASPAVTLLAKALAEVGSP, translated from the coding sequence ATGGCAAAGACTTCGCCCACCGCCCTGCCTCAACGGCTCGACCGCCTGCGCATCCGCCATCTGCGGCTGCTGGACCTGGTGGCGCACACGGGTTCGCTGACCGCGGCCGCCGAGCGGATGCACATCAGCCAGCCGGCGGTGACCAAGATGCTCCAGGAGCTGGAACAGGCCTTCGCTTGCACGCTGATCGAACGCACCACCCGCGGCGGCCGCCTGAGCCCGGCTGGCGAGCGCGCCCTCGAGCGCCTGCGCATCGCGCTGGGCGCGCTGGATATCGCCAGGGAAGCACTGGCGGAGCGGCCGGAAGTCCCGCTGGTCAGGATGGGCGTACTGCCGCTGGTCGGGGTCAATGTCCTCCCGAAGCTGGTCGCCTCGCTGAGCCGGCAAGGCATCCTGCCGCGGCTGCAGCTGCGGGAACACACCGTCAGCGGACTGCTCGGCATGCTCGCCGGGGGCGAGCTCGACTGCGTGGTGGGGCGGCTGGAAGCCGGCCATGCCGGGCAGTCCCTGGAGCGGCTGCGCATCATGCCACTGTGGGACGAGCACCTGGCGATCGCCTGTGCCCCGGACCATCCGCTGGCCAGGCGCCGCGACGTGAGCCTGCCGGCGCTGCGTGACAGTCCATGGATACTGCCGCCGCGCGGCACCCATACGCGGGAAATATTCGAACAGCCGTTTCTCGACAGCGGACAGTTGCCGCCGGTGCCGCATATCGAATCGATTTCATTCCACAGCAGCCTGTCGATGGTGGCCGCGAGCGGCTTCCTGGCCGTGGCGCCGGACAGCGCCGTGTCGCACTACAGCGCGATGTCGCTGGTGTGCAAGGTACGCCTGCGCACACCATTCGCCTCCGGCCGCATGGTGTTCATCACCCACCGGGATCCGGCGGCATCCCCGGCCGTCACCTTGCTTGCCAAGGCACTGGCGGAAGTGGGAAGTCCCTGA
- a CDS encoding Bug family tripartite tricarboxylate transporter substrate binding protein codes for MPASTRRARRRMLRTLLMLPVAAASGLPAFALAAQDYPTRPIRLVVPYAPGGGPDIQARKLAEVLGRELGQPVVVENKVGAGGILAAESVAQQPADGYTLLLGASTHVAQKLLQPGVKFDPAAFTHVTRIGIAPAVLVVSSHSPYRKVADLVAAARRFPGTLNYASGGIGSAAHISGAAFASASGIDVVHIPYKGSVEIVPSLIKGDTQFGFPVATTALPQIANGKVRALAVTSAQRLATLPQVPTLNEALGRTGLALDAWSGIWAPPNLPRPLVARLHAALLKALADPGLRRFYAETGSLVEPSPTPEDFSRLVTEETARMRQVIDKNHITIE; via the coding sequence ATGCCTGCATCGACCCGCCGTGCGCGTCGCCGGATGCTGAGGACCCTGCTGATGCTGCCCGTCGCGGCAGCGTCAGGCCTGCCGGCCTTTGCCCTGGCCGCGCAGGACTATCCCACCCGCCCGATCCGGCTGGTGGTTCCCTACGCCCCCGGCGGCGGCCCGGATATCCAGGCGCGCAAGCTCGCCGAGGTGCTGGGCAGGGAACTGGGCCAGCCTGTCGTCGTCGAGAACAAGGTCGGCGCGGGAGGGATCCTTGCCGCCGAATCCGTGGCACAGCAGCCGGCGGACGGCTATACCTTGCTGCTGGGCGCCTCGACCCACGTCGCGCAGAAGCTGTTGCAGCCGGGGGTCAAGTTCGATCCCGCCGCATTCACCCATGTGACGCGCATCGGTATCGCCCCGGCCGTGCTCGTGGTCAGCAGCCATTCGCCATATCGCAAGGTGGCCGACCTGGTGGCCGCCGCACGGCGCTTCCCCGGCACGCTCAACTACGCGTCGGGCGGCATCGGCTCGGCTGCGCATATCTCGGGCGCGGCGTTCGCGTCGGCGAGCGGCATCGACGTGGTGCACATCCCTTACAAGGGCTCGGTGGAAATCGTCCCGTCGCTGATCAAGGGCGATACCCAGTTCGGCTTTCCCGTGGCGACCACCGCGCTGCCGCAGATCGCCAATGGCAAGGTGCGGGCGCTCGCCGTGACCTCGGCGCAGCGGCTGGCCACGCTGCCCCAGGTCCCCACGCTGAATGAAGCGCTCGGCCGCACCGGCCTGGCGCTGGACGCATGGAGCGGCATCTGGGCTCCGCCGAACCTGCCCAGGCCTTTGGTGGCGCGCCTGCATGCCGCCTTGCTCAAGGCGCTCGCGGATCCCGGGCTGCGACGCTTCTATGCCGAGACGGGGTCGCTCGTCGAGCCGAGCCCGACCCCGGAGGACTTCTCCCGCCTGGTCACCGAGGAAACCGCCAGGATGCGGCAGGTGATCGACAAGAACCACATCACGATCGAATGA
- a CDS encoding CoA transferase, with the protein MRNTCATPSTEASAFAPLAGLRVVDFSHVIAGPFATFLLSRLGADVTKIENANGGDVMRRAGGSRDGFVALNAGKSSLALDLSSEDGRRRARELAASCHVFVDNLRPGVLERFGLGFEAVRERNPRVVYCSISGFGRGAKAWQKRPAYDHVVQAATGMAFMAGNEGDPPIKTGFPVIDSATGLLAAFAILAGVRESERTGRGMLLDISMAGAGMQLMYPMTCAALTHGTTPPRQGNQGYSGSPSADFFRTRDGWLAIGANTPRQLLALLEALGLAHLAKDPALFNPPLDGGALPAFVRSLDPAALKAALSAVLADADAAELEARLSASGVPASRLRDIAEFAAESMANGSLETVALQDGDTTVVSPGLGFRVRTGE; encoded by the coding sequence ATGCGAAACACCTGCGCTACCCCGTCCACCGAAGCCTCGGCATTCGCGCCGCTCGCCGGCCTGCGCGTCGTCGATTTCTCGCACGTCATCGCCGGCCCTTTTGCCACCTTCCTGCTGTCCCGGCTCGGCGCCGATGTCACCAAGATCGAAAACGCCAATGGCGGCGACGTCATGCGCCGCGCCGGTGGCAGCCGCGACGGCTTCGTCGCGCTGAACGCCGGCAAGTCCTCGCTGGCCCTCGATCTCTCCAGCGAAGACGGACGGCGCCGGGCGCGCGAGCTGGCCGCCTCCTGCCACGTCTTTGTCGACAACCTGCGGCCGGGCGTGCTCGAACGCTTCGGCCTGGGCTTCGAGGCCGTGCGCGAACGCAACCCGCGCGTGGTCTACTGCAGCATCTCCGGCTTCGGGCGCGGCGCGAAGGCATGGCAGAAGCGCCCCGCCTACGATCATGTGGTGCAGGCCGCCACCGGCATGGCCTTCATGGCGGGCAACGAGGGCGATCCGCCGATCAAGACCGGCTTCCCGGTGATCGATTCCGCCACCGGCCTGCTGGCCGCCTTTGCCATCCTCGCCGGCGTGCGCGAAAGCGAGCGCACCGGGCGCGGCATGCTGCTCGATATCTCCATGGCCGGCGCCGGCATGCAATTGATGTACCCCATGACCTGCGCTGCGCTCACGCACGGCACCACGCCACCCCGGCAGGGAAACCAGGGCTACTCGGGCAGCCCCTCCGCCGACTTCTTCCGCACGCGCGATGGCTGGCTCGCCATCGGCGCGAACACGCCACGGCAGCTGCTGGCCTTGCTGGAGGCACTGGGCCTGGCTCATCTGGCAAAGGATCCGGCCTTGTTCAACCCGCCGCTGGACGGCGGCGCATTGCCTGCCTTCGTGCGCTCGCTGGACCCGGCGGCGCTGAAGGCCGCGCTGTCGGCGGTGCTCGCCGATGCCGATGCCGCGGAACTGGAGGCGCGGCTCAGCGCCAGCGGCGTCCCCGCCTCGCGCTTGCGCGATATTGCCGAGTTCGCGGCCGAATCGATGGCGAACGGCAGCCTCGAAACGGTCGCGCTGCAAGACGGCGACACCACGGTGGTATCGCCGGGGCTCGGCTTCCGGGTGCGCACCGGCGAGTAG
- a CDS encoding AraC family transcriptional regulator — MTAAAPNLAAVSFDPALYDAASSPLTGVAADYPAGAETPFHRHARCQLVYAVEGVMVVEAATGRWVVPPTTAVWLGPDVEHRLLMRGPVRVRSVFVAADAAGGLPAAECVIHVSPLLRELISEIAHLGLEVCATRRGRLLAALLREELRRPQALPFHLPWPADARIAAICAELSGNPAHPFHAADWAASLAMSEKTFHRHFHRHTGLSFGRWRQQARLLLALDHLLRGEPILPVALRCGYESHSAFTLAFRKQFGMPPSRFLPAG, encoded by the coding sequence ATGACCGCAGCCGCCCCGAACCTCGCCGCCGTATCGTTCGATCCGGCCCTGTACGATGCGGCCTCCTCCCCGCTCACCGGGGTCGCGGCCGACTATCCGGCGGGCGCCGAGACGCCCTTCCACCGCCACGCCCGCTGCCAGCTGGTCTACGCGGTGGAAGGCGTGATGGTGGTGGAGGCCGCGACCGGCCGCTGGGTGGTGCCGCCCACCACGGCGGTCTGGCTGGGACCGGACGTCGAACACCGCTTGCTGATGCGCGGCCCGGTCCGCGTGCGCAGCGTCTTCGTCGCCGCCGATGCCGCCGGCGGCCTGCCCGCGGCGGAATGCGTGATCCACGTCTCGCCCTTGCTGCGGGAACTGATCTCGGAGATTGCCCACCTCGGCCTGGAGGTCTGCGCCACGCGGCGCGGCAGGTTGCTGGCGGCCCTGCTGCGGGAGGAACTGCGGCGCCCGCAGGCGCTGCCCTTCCACCTGCCGTGGCCGGCCGATGCGCGCATCGCCGCGATCTGCGCCGAGCTGAGCGGCAATCCGGCGCACCCTTTCCACGCCGCCGACTGGGCCGCCTCGCTGGCGATGAGCGAGAAGACCTTCCACCGCCATTTCCACAGGCACACCGGGCTGAGCTTCGGCCGCTGGCGGCAGCAGGCCCGGCTGCTGCTCGCGCTCGATCACCTGCTGCGCGGCGAGCCGATCCTGCCGGTCGCGCTGCGCTGCGGCTACGAGAGCCATAGCGCCTTCACGCTCGCTTTCCGCAAGCAGTTCGGCATGCCGCCTTCCAGGTTCCTGCCGGCCGGCTGA